The Silene latifolia isolate original U9 population chromosome X, ASM4854445v1, whole genome shotgun sequence genome contains the following window.
ATATTTCTGGAGTCTTCTGGGTCAATCGGGTCACAAATCAAGTTTTTTTATTCTGAATCCTGGAAAAAACAGGCCGGCTCGAGTTTAGTTTATGGGTTAAGTTAAATTTTGACCGGTGATCTAGTTGTGTAATAAGTTTTTAGTAAATGTTGCTTTATTGAATGGAATTTCTCATATATAATTTGCCCATTGTAAAATTGCCACTAGAAGATTTTTTACATATTGATTGCTTTCTAAGGTATACATTAATACATACAACTCTCGACTTGTGAGCTTGAATTTTTCTATTGTCATGCTTAATACTCCGTAACGGTAAATAATTAGACGGAGAAAGCAAATCTCCAATGTAAATTAAGAGCAAATCTAAATACGTCTAGACTCTTAGCGTAGGTAGTTACTAATTAAAAATAAGGAAACCAAAGATAGTTGATAACATAAACAAATAATgtaaggtagtatttttacaaatatccctaaatataaggtaattTACAATACTTTTAAAAATAATCTAAAACTTGACAATGGATTACCATTCAAGAAAGTGAAGATCAAATATACACTAGCTTTTATTTGATTCCACCCTAAAACAAACGTCTCAAAAAAACATTCCCAAAATTTCACTTGTTCACCCGCACGTGGTGGAGGATGGATGGCCCAACCTCCGATGCCAAAGTTCGTTTGTGTCAGGGACAACAACATTGAGCACGTGGGCTTTTGGGTCTCGAATTTCCGTCAAATAGTATAGCCCCTCGACTTGTTCACCCGCACCAATCATCATCTTCGAAGAACGGTCCTGAATAAAACATAAAAGGTGAGAAAATTGGATGATTAAAGACGAGTCAAGTAAAAGGGCAGACACGGAAATCGATTGCAATTTAATTTGTCCGAATATAAAACATTGcgtaaaattaattggtgataaATGTATATCACCACATTGAGTGGCCTGTGTTATGTCACCATTCGGAAGTCCAATTGAGACGGGACTTATGGGTCGAATATTTTTAAAATGAGTGAGACACCCCGACATGTGACGGGATGCTCCCGTGTCAATAATCCAAAAGAAAGATAAGGGTTTACCGCTTAGACGGGCCGTGGAAGATGGACCGGGCTGACGAGCTTGCCATATTTTGTGGACTTCCTCTAATTGGGCCGGAGTAAGAGCATTAAAATCAATTTGATCCACTTGAGTGGATTTACCAGTGGAAGGAACAACAGGAACAGAATGCGTTGAAGCAGCCAAGTAGCTTGCTTGAGCCGTGTTCCCACTACCAGCAACACCATTAGACGGAACCTGTTGTGTCGTAACAAGGTGGGCACGAGGGACAGCGTTCTGACCCTTTTTCTTACGGTCATAGTTGGCTCGTCCTTGAATATCAGGAACTACAGTGCGGCTCATGTCGGTTTCATTAATATAGATACGGTCTCTAGGACGGTCTCCCCACCACTCGGGAAACTCGCCCGTAACTCGGTAACAAACAGGGTATAAATAGCCTGACCGCCGACAAGCGATGCAGTACGGCCTGGTGGGGTCGGTTGTGCGAGAAGAATCCCCTCCCCCTCCGATAGTTCGAGTGTTAGTCGTGGTTCGGGTAGCGAAAGCCATTGTATCGGGTTTTTGATCGATCTTATGGGCAGAGTAGTTACGCATACCTTCCTCTTGGAGGAGTCTATTATAGACAAAATCGAGAGTAGGGGAAGGAGAAATACCGAGTAATTGAGAACGAATATTGTCATAACGCTCATCCAAACCCATAAGAAAATCCCGAACGCGCTTTTTATCACGTCGAGTGTCTAGGATACTTACCAGAGAACAAGTGCACGGGTTACAGGTACACGATGGAATCGGATCGGCTTCTTGAATATCATCCCATAGCTTTGTGAGACGACCATAGTAAGTGATAAGAGATTCTGTCGGGCCTTGTGTACACGCGACTAATTCTGCTTGTAACCGAAAAATGTGTGCATCATTGTTTTGGCAGAAACGGTTTCGAATATCGACCCACATCTGTTTTGCTTCGGGTCGATAGGAAATGGTTCGACGAATGGGTGGTTCGAGTGAATTGTAGAGCCAAGCGATGACGAGAGCATTTTGAGATCTCCATGGCTCAAACTCGGGCCGTAGTGGCGGGTTTCGGAATGGTACCGTCGACATACCCAAGTTTGCCTTTAGCGAGAAGAGCAAGGGTTAGTCCACGAGACCATTCATCGAAGTTGGCTCCATTGAAGAGAATTTGAGTGATGTTGGTATTCGGATTTTCGACAGTGACATAGGTGTAGGATGGTGGTTTCGGGGTAGGTTCAATGACCTGGTTGTTTTCGGGAGTCGCCATAAATTTTCGAGTTCGAGATCGGAGAAAAAACGAAGAATATAGGGTTTATGTAGAATCGAAACCGGCTGATACCATATTATAAAGAAGTTTTTGCTTAAATGGGGTTGAAACCcaaattatttaacaaaatagggtcgatttcaaactatttaccaaaaatgggtccacgtcattatttccgatttttttattttttttttaatgaacgGTTAGTTTCTCGCTGTCCCGGACAGCGAGATATTGCTTGCTATATGAAGGTGCTTGACAAGCTACTTTCGTCCTCGCCGTTCTCCTTGCTCCGACCACCAAATAACGAAATACCACCACCATTCTCTTCTTCCCACTTCCCTTATCATATTCACAGCTTTGTTTAAGTTATTAGCTCAATGGTTTGCGCAAAAACCGACCCGCAATATCACCCTCCACTAATGATTTCGATTTCGCGACAATCCATTTATCTTGtcttaatatgattatttgtacCATATGAACACGTTTTTTATGTAATTCAAATCTGGGTTTTGATTTATAATCATCAATTGATAAAACTTGTGAGCAGTTCGGTAATAATGTGCTTAATGTAAGTGTGAAATACACCGTACTACCGAGAAGACAGTAGAAGTATTCGTGTAACAATGGTAGGTGCATTTATACAGCGACAAGTCCGACAACTGCATTACCAATTGCCTCAAGCTTCGTGCTAAAGTTGGATGAGGTGACGAGGTGTGGGTATATACTGGTCTTACTTAAAAAACGAATTCAGATGATACAAATAATCATTAAGAGAATATAAATGGATTGCCGCAACACCGAAATCGATAGTGGAGGGTGATATTGTGAGTCGTTTTTTACGCAAACCATTATACTAATAACTTAACAAAAGACGTTCTTATGATAAGGGAAGTGGGAAGAAGAGAATGGTGGTGATATTTCATTATTTGGTGGTCGGAACAAGGAGAACGGCGAGGACGAAAGTAGCTTGTCAAGCACCTTCATATGGCAAGCAATATCTCGCTGTCCCAGACAGCGAGAAACTAAcattcattaaaaaaaaataaaaaaatcggaaataatgacgtggacccatttttggtaaatagtttgaaatcgaccctattttgttaaatagtttgtgTTTCAACCCCATTTAAGCAAAAACTTCTATTATAAATGTATGACTTATGGAATTGTATGTTATTAATTCTGTGCTTTATAATTACAATCCTATTCTATTTATATGAATGTGAAGATGCTATATACATGGAAAGAACATTGTACTATAACATATACATGGCAAAGAATATGATTGCCTTGAGGGAATTATGCAGAGCCGTTGGGAGCAAATCTGCTCGTTGGAAATTATGGACTGGGCTTGGTGTTGGGCTGCGTAATAATTCAAGAAAGTGAAGATCAAATATACACTAGCTTTTATTTGATTCCACCCTAAAACAAACGTCTCAAAAAAACATTCCCAAAATTTCACTCTTTACAATGAAAACCCCCAAATCAAGACCTTAAAATATTGCACATTCTATCAATTCTACCTTACCATCTGTACATAATCAAAACtacacaaattatagaataaaacAGCCGTACCATGTAAGAcgataaaccaaaaaaaaaaaaaaattaaattaagtaATCAAACTTGAGCTAGAAGTAGTTGGtgttcatcaacatcatcatacCCTTGACAAAACCAACCATCCCCCAAAATCTCATCAACACTAATCCTACACTCTGGGTTCGAATCCAACATTCGCAACAACAACCACTTCAAACCCGGCGACAACCACTTTGGCAACCCGAATTCCCCCTTCATCATCTTTTTCCATATTCCCTTCCCCTCTCCCCCAAATGGCAACGTACCCGTTGCCATCACGTACAACACCACCCCGCATGACCACACGTCAGCTTTCTCCCCGTCATACCCGCATTCCCCTGCAGCCATTGCCACCTCCGGCGCTGCGTACTCAACCGTCCCGCACGGCTCCCAAAACCGCGCCACGCCCTTTCCTTCCCACACCCCGCACAGACCAAAATCGGATAGTTTTGCTCTCCATTGATCATCAACGAGTATATTTTCCGGTTTTATATCGCGATGAAACACGCCACGTGAGTGACAGTGTTTCACCGCGGAGATTAGCTGTCGAAAGTAATGACGACTAATATCCTCCGTAAACCTTCCACCATTTTTAACAATCATTTCAAACAAATCGCCGCGTTTCGCATATTCCGTAACTATATAGACTTGGTCATCGTTTTTGTGTTGAGATTGTTTATTACCGGCTAAGAAAACTTCGACGAGTTTGATGATATGTGGATGGTCGTCTAATCTCGTCAATGCTTGTATTTCTTGTTCAACGTTCTTTGTTGCACAACCGTGTAACGCTTTAATAGCGACGCCGTTGCCGGTGACGGTGTCTTTAGCGTGGTATACTTTAGCGTAGGCTCCGTTATTGAGGAGCTTAACAAGCTTGTATTTTCCGGAAATGTGTTTGTCAAGCATATTTGGGTTTTTCAgctaattactaattaaattttaTGATGTGGTTTGTTTTTGTGTGGGGGTTACATGTGAACGACGCATATTTATAGTGGACCGACGAGGATATACCCTATGTGCCATTTATTAttatactcttttttttttttccgattattagttatgtattttgAGTATTTTAATTAATCGAGAGATTGTTTTTCATGATTCCTACTTTATCTACTCCCTCTTATTCTAAATAACTGTCTCATTTGCCATTTTTGTTTATTCACATAACTGTTCTATTTGTCATATTTGGACATAGTTTCTTACTTTCCTACCcttagctcttttctttatttaccacctcaaccacccataacccatcatattcaatacttttcattatttaactcatatattcttactcctatacaataattttcatttttttaaccatattccttaattttcgtggcATTGTCCAAATGAGACACTTAGAAAAACCCTTTATTTAATTATGCTTAGCTACTTCTTAAAAATTTCGGATGACGAAAATGAGTTGCACTTCCttcgttccggtcatttgtttaactttgattTTAATAcgaagaccaagaaaagaggaaaGGGTTAATTATTAGATAATAAGTAGACCAATTTGAGTATGGAGAATGAACATCAAAgatatttttataataaaaaaaacaaacaattaaCTGAAATACACATGCCTAAATGACATAGTACATGATTAACAAATGACTATGGCCGAGATTATAATTTAAGGATAAATTAAGGGAATAATGaaagaataaaataaggggtATAATATGTGGAATTAATGAGTGGTGGGTGGTGAATTGGTGAGTGATGACCGTAGGATGAGGTAGGTGGGCATGGGTTGAGGTGTTTAGTACACGTTGTATTGAGGTGGAATTTCATTAATTTAATTGGTTGATTACATTTAGAATTAGTCTACTTATCATTTATTTATTCCTAGGtagtaattagtctaatataGTCTCTAAACGGTTTCAAATCGACGCATCCCTTGATGACTTATTGATTAACTAGTCAATAATGGAGGGCAGTTTATTGGTGGAATTTTACTATTTTATCCATTTTATTATATGGTCCATAGTTTGATAAGAGAACTGTTGACTCCTGTTTTTCACTGTTTCAATAGCTTATCTATCAATTTAATTATCAGTGCGTTTAGCTACGTAATTGAGTAATTAGGTCATGATGTGTTGCTATAATGGTTGACTTGATTTAGAAATTAATAATGATGAAAATAAATTAACTTTGGGTAGTGTTATCTgcatcatcaattcatcatatgATGGTAACTTCTTGCAATCTCTCAGCCTAACATTGGGTAAATGGAGAAATAAACATAAATCGATTGTTGATTGGCTTTGGACACGCAATCATGAGTGTTATTTTTTTCACAATCAATTTTTATATCTCATTTGATATCCCTTATTTCTAACACATATTCCTTGATCATAAAAAAAATTGTGTAAATTATAGTACTCCGTATTAAGGAATAATAGGTCGCAAGACGAAATATTAAAGTGGTATTGAGGACATATTCACATATTTTGAGGCCTTTTCAAGTACTACTACGACAAGTGTAGTAGAAAATTAGATAAAGAATACATTTTTTTTCTGAAGTTATATTAAAACCAAAACTTTTATAGAATGAATAATCGTTGCCTTCATGCTGAAAGATGATGAATAATAAAATGTTTTGCGAAATATTTGTTGTTAATTTATTATGTGTAATCTGTAGttatttttattatataatttgatgGGGCGATATTCGCACGCACCGTGTGAAAGAAATCAACACATTGAAGCAAGGTCAAGGTATTcacaaagaaagtcaacgacttagacatcTAGCCGGTGAAGCCCATCATCTGTCACACCTGGTCTCGGGACATTAACCAGCCAGGGACACAAATCTGCGTGACTCATATCCAAGACTCTCGGCGAGCCCGCCACAGTCCATCTCGGCCGAGGGTATAATGATCTTTTCaccgatagccacttggccactacgtgacaaaaagcGAAagctataaatactcctcaatcttcattgagaaaggatccacaaattgacctaataaccactattcatccggtaatatcttccttatctctctactatacactcttagccaagttacaacaacttctctctaagtttattgacttgagcgtcggagtgagtacgctcggccaaagccgagccctcgattgttcatcgtttcaggagaccgcaaggaggattcaagcaaggacatcattctactagctacgagtggtaactaacaccgctccggaattacacccgaacAATTGGCGCGTCTGTGGGAAAAGcaaactagaagctagtcacattcattcccaaacaacaaaaacaaaaacacaaaaaaaaacccacccaaaagagctaagatgtcgaaacaacaagtagtcgtgaccgacgaaaccgagctacaccaagatgatacatttcaccattTCGAGTAGTGCAACCCTCCACCTGCGGAGTAGTCCAACCgaattcggaatgccgataatACACGGACACACCGCcgtccgccaaccaggtcaccatcatgggacaggtggttgacgtagcaaaaccgaAGACACTCCTGGACCTGGTGGGAGTACACCGGCTCACATAGGCACGCCGACACGAGCGGCGGAAGCCGTCCGGAGGCGGGGCcgaacgtgactccaagaaacttgaacggagcactttGGGGAAGCAGACCctaccaagacgccggaggagcccaaagtggtcgtggtaaacgtaagtccttctcgtactcgggagaggacatcgccgccgcaacaccgacgaggcacaccccggggaACTTGGGCCCGGGAGagcggagaagaagcccgagccggagaagaagtccttcccgctacgaggagagaagccggactaggaacgcgaggagtcggtcgccgcgtgtcatccgacacgtggtcaaacaCCCCTCGGTGATTATGTCctagacaccgccgtgccaaccaagtcGAAGTTGCGGCGTTCACATATAAAGGAGACggcgacccgaccgaccacgccgaggctttcgagtcttacatgtcggtatgggagagCACTGATGAGGTccggtgccgagtcttcccaacgactctgcatgggatggctcaaaagcggtacaaggggcttcccgacggttcgGTATCTTGTTtttgccgacctaaaggacgccttcttagcccaaagactcttgcaacaaaaggacggtcgtggagacgtcggacctcctaactatcaagcgggaggagggcgagtctctacgaagctatatgaagaggttcgacggcaaggtccagcagattcgggaaATCAATCCCGAACCGGCGGCTTTCgaccgatgaagggcctcccaaaggggaacttaaaagacgagctcatcaagcacggggcacgggcctagacgccgcgaggaagatggccgactgggccatcaaggtggaagattaccacaagacctgggtgggccccagcgaggccgagccctcGGGGGAGAAAAAGCCGCGGGATGATAGccggatgagagacgccgtgacaacaacagTCACGATCCGATGAtaaacgccgtgacaataacagtcACGGTCGGATAGATTCGCAAGAAACAAAGCCTCGACGGGCGCCGCGATGGTTGGGaatgttttaccaaaggcattaccatgacaAAACCCCTCTGGTCGCATCGGCCGCCAAGGTCTTCGCCCAAGCGaagcgagggccgaagtgggaacggcctcccaagccaaaaggagacggtgactcAAACCGATCTGCGAGTACCACGGTTGCGCCGGCCACCTCATCGACAATCGCtggcatcgaagaatgccatcgaagagctaatcggaaggggagcctcgacaagtatgtggccaaaggccGAAGACCGACGCGGCGGCTCAGATAAGAcatccgtttttcaacggataggagttaTCAATGTAGTAATCGGaggtaacgagaacggtgggtccgctcatgggcacaaacggcactcgAACGAGCCGATCAGGctatcaactttgtgcccaacgcaGCGACCGCCGCCTCCAGCGTTCCCAATATGACTATTGgagggaaggactacgagggagtcatcgcccctcacagcgacccactcgtagtcaacTTGGAAATATCCAACCACCTAGTGAAGAGATGTCCGATAGAcacggcgcctacacgaacatcatgttcaggagtGCTTCCGCAGCCTCGGCCGagaatcaaggacttgagccccgcgCCCATCCACTATACTGACTTCTCCGGCCGGCCCGATACCCCGGGTTCAATCAAactaccggtgatgttcggcgagggaatgcggccaagaatgtcctagccgagttcgtcgtcatcaacggctcatccgcctacaacgtcctaataggccgagttactctgagcgatgccgacgcagtgatgtccatccgagccctgacactaatgtatgtctcggaccggggggaagcgcataagctcgtctccaaagacgagaaggacgaggtggtcaacatccagatatctgccagaggatgcaacatgcaatccctcaaagtggcgaagcagTCAGAAAAGGGGAAAAGCTCATCCTCACAACCGAAGGGCGACCTTATGGATGCAACCGACGGCGGAGGGGGAACAGCGCCTCTAGATAAGGCATTAGGAAACTGACAGACCTTGTATAGCGCCGGAGGtgcccaaaacagctgtgggcatcCCGACGCATGTTAATATCAAATGTAAAATCGACCAAGTCTCCCATGAAGATGTCCATTTTCCCCACAAATCACTGGTAGGAATAAAGAAGCCGAcaccgtctcatactgtcgattcgacaagagctagatcgttaatgaagccgacgccgtctcatctgtcgattcgacaagagcggcgatcgttaatgaagccgacgccgtctcatactgtcgattcgacaagagcggcgatcgttaaaaagccgacgccgtctcatactgtcgattcgacaagagcggcgtcgTTAATGAAGCCGACGCTGCGTCTCATctttgtcgattcgacaagagcgatcgttaatgaagccgacgccgtctcatctgtcgattcgacaagagcggcagtcgttaaagaagccgacgccgtctcatactgtcgattcgacaagagcgcaGATCGTTaataagccgacgccgtctcatacttgtcgattcgacaagagcggcgtcgttaatgaagccgacgccgtctcataccgtcgattcgacaagagcggcgatcgttaataaagccgacgccgtctcatcttgtcgaatcgacaagagcggcgatcgttaaaaagccgacgccgtctcatctttgtcgattcgacaagagcgatcgttaatgaagccgacgccgtctcatcttgtcgattcgacaagagcagCGATCgttaaagaagccgacgccgtctcatactgtcgattcgacaagagcggcagtcgttatgaagaaatgtagcgctgtggcagtcaccccaaatagtaggcgcttcggcagtcacttaaagtggtagacgccgcgtaacacgctatccggacgccagctcacactgtcatagacaagagcggcggtccccatgaagaaatgtagtgctgtggcagtcaccccaaatagtagacgcttcggcagtcacttaaagtggtagacgccgcgtaacacgctatccggaCGCCGACTCTTGCGTCGtacccgacaagagcggcgatctccatCGAAGCGAGACACACGCGACGATCGCGGCGGTGCGATTGACAAACAAATCAAAATGCCTTAAAAGCGTTAAAAACAGTTGAGATGCacactctaaactgcctcggccaaacCAAGGCTCAAACAAAAAGAAACGCTCAATTAATAAACGTAAGAGGACAACTCAGACAAGAACGGGAAAAGACCTCGgtcaagccagaggcaaagtggaaACACTAAATACCGTTGAAACGCTCAAAAGAAataaggtaaagacctcggccatgccgaaggcaaaagaaacgaactcttattaataatAACAGTTTTAAAGGCGTCGCCATGATCCATAACATCGCCCTCCCTTCGTTAGGACGAGACCTTTCCTCttcatcaccgaaatcatcaccaaaatcgccataggaatcagagtcctcccattcctcaagaatttgaggatcaacttcaggagaaggagacctagggccccatGACGCGGGTTTACTAGGTCAAAGatcgcagaagacatgttcacaacaaactacaaacgaaataaaagaaaatttgtttgattaccttgaagaaatacactcgccggatcgaagaccgaagattggaagaatagaaagcccttgaaagtttaaagagaggaagattttgggagaaattttgaaaatttgaggaaatgaaaataatggccaaaatcacggagtaactaccctatttatagggaaaagcccatgaagaaggaccaatcgggcaCGGACCCATGAATCGTCAACCAATCGCaagcggacacgtgtcggacatgcaaccacggaatgtcaatcgttgcaacagttgaatgtcaatcaatgctacagttaccaaacgtattcaacacgcccattcacatctcttcgcttgttcatctccctcaacaaaatccTAGGCGCGCTTTGCTCTCCGCCGGCTACATGATCGACCAAGCCATGAagcacggccggggcaatcaaaaataactAAGCACTCTCGgccctggtctcggccggcgtcacattatttcccacatcggataccctttacgcatccatgtggaggggggtatatggtacggcctaacaagaaccacgccgatgcttcGAAGAAAAGCCGATACCAAAAATTGTGCAaaaatacttacgcagaatatacgttcacatacatcgaagcccataccacgg
Protein-coding sequences here:
- the LOC141621271 gene encoding uncharacterized protein LOC141621271, which translates into the protein MWVDIRNRFCQNNDAHIFRLQAELVACTQGPTESLITYYGRLTKLWDDIQEADPIPSCTCNPCTCSLVSILDTRRDKKRVRDFLMGLDERYDNIRSQLLGISPSPTLDFVYNRLLQEEGMRNYSAHKIDQKPDTMAFATRTTTNTRTIGGGGDSSRTTDPTRPYCIACRRSGYLYPVCYRVTGEFPEWWGDRPRDRIYINETDMSRTVVPDIQGRANYDRKKKGQNAVPRAHLVTTQQVPSNGVAGSGNTAQASYLAASTHSVPVVPSTGKSTQVDQIDFNALTPAQLEEVHKIWQARQPGPSSTARLSGPFFEDDDWCG
- the LOC141617003 gene encoding CBL-interacting serine/threonine-protein kinase 14-like, producing MLDKHISGKYKLVKLLNNGAYAKVYHAKDTVTGNGVAIKALHGCATKNVEQEIQALTRLDDHPHIIKLVEVFLAGNKQSQHKNDDQVYIVTEYAKRGDLFEMIVKNGGRFTEDISRHYFRQLISAVKHCHSRGVFHRDIKPENILVDDQWRAKLSDFGLCGVWEGKGVARFWEPCGTVEYAAPEVAMAAGECGYDGEKADVWSCGVVLYVMATGTLPFGGEGKGIWKKMMKGEFGLPKWLSPGLKWLLLRMLDSNPECRISVDEILGDGWFCQGYDDVDEHQLLLAQV